The Vigna unguiculata cultivar IT97K-499-35 chromosome 1, ASM411807v1, whole genome shotgun sequence nucleotide sequence ACCCAAAGTACACATGTGTTTTGATAGCTTAGATGatgtaaaacaattttataaaaattacagtatTAGAAGCGGCTTTGGTATTCGCACCAGTACTTCAGCACGGGGCGAAGATAATGAAATCAACTACATCAAGTTGGTCTGTTCACGCGAGGGGAATTATATGTCCGCTATTCCTCCAGAATTGAAGACCGTCCCCACTAAAGCAAAACAGTGTAAAGCTTCAATCACCGCAGCAAAGAAAGACGGACAATGGTTCATAAGGAGCATTGTAACTGATCACAGTCATGACATTAGTCCGAAGAAGTCAAGGCTAATACGGGGCAACCGTAAAGTTGATATGCATTCAAGGCAAACTGTTGAGACTAACGATGACGCTGGTGTCCGAATTAACAAAAGTTTCCGGTCTCTTGTGTCTGAAGCAGGTGGATATGAACACGTTAACTTCATTGAACGTGATGTTCGCAACTACATTGGTCAACAAAGGCGATCATTGTGTAAGGATGTGGATGGGCAGGCCCTTCTAcgacatttttcaaaaatgcGGGAATTAAACAAcgacttcttctttgaaattgacATGGACGAAGACAACCGTATATGCAATGTTTTTTGGGCCGATGCGCGCAGTAGAGCGGCATCTGAGGATTTTGGTGATGTTGTGTCTTTTGACACCACATATTTGACCAACAAATATGACATGCCTTTCGCTCCTTTTGTAGGTGTTAATCACCATGGACACTCCATTTTGTTAGGTTGTGGTCTAGTATCAGCTGAAGACACAAGGTCGTTCGTGTGGATTTTTGAATTGTGGCTTCGGTGCATGTATAACAAACCACCGGAAGGAATTGTTACCGACCAATGTAAGGCAATGCTTAATGCAATTAGAGAAGTTTTCCCAAATACCAAACATCGATGGTGTCTATGGCACATAATGAAAAAAGTGCCGGAAAAATTGCAAGGTTACACAAATTACAAATCTATCAAGACTGAATTGAAAAGACTAGTGTATGATTCAATCACGATGGGTGAGTTTGAGTTGGGATGGCATGCATTTATTGGACAATATGATTTGACCACAAACGACTGGCTCACTACATTGTTTGACGAGAGACATCATTGGGTTCCTTGCTATCTAAAAAGTCAGTTTTGGGCTGGCATGTCAACCACCCAAAGGAGTGAAGGCCTGAATGCTTTTTTTGATGGGTTCATTAATTCGGGAACTACTTTGTAACAATTTGTTGTGCAATACGACAATGCACTACGGCAAAAAGcagaaaaagaatttgaagCTGACTTTGCTTCATCCAATACCACAGTTGCATGTGGATCACAATCTCTTATTGAGAGGCAATTTCAACTAGAGTACACGCACGCCAAATTTGCGGAGGTCCAAAACGAATTTAGGGGAAAGATTAATTGTTTCGTGAAAAGGGTGTTCGAAGACGGATGTCTGCTGAAGTATACCGTAAAGGAAGAGTGGTTGTGGGAGGGAAAAAAATACCACAGAATGCATGATGTTGTGCTTGACACACTAACAACAAATATCCAATGTAGTTGTATGTTGTTTGAGTTTAGGGGCATCATGTGTCGTCACAGCTTGTTGACTCTTGGACAAGAAGACATGGAGTGCGTGCCAAAAAAATATGTTCTCCATCGGTGGTCCAAAAATGTTAGGAGGAGGCATAGTGTGATAATAGCGGGATACAATAGAAGTAATGACGACCCACGGATGCAAAGATATAAAATCTTATGCAAGAGGTTTTACGATTTAGCGGAGGTGGCATGTGACTCTGACGCTTCATCAACGATGTTGTGGAATGAGCTGAATTCTATTGCAGAAGGATTAGGTGTCCCTACCAAATCTAATCCTTTTTTACTTACCCAACAAGGTCACATT carries:
- the LOC114188399 gene encoding protein FAR1-RELATED SEQUENCE 5-like codes for the protein MEPFHSADDIALEEHFEIHIPNQQPEQVHVKSGLPHNDSGDDIPPKVHMCFDSLDDVKQFYKNYSIRSGFGIRTSTSARGEDNEINYIKLVCSREGNYMSAIPPELKTVPTKAKQCKASITAAKKDGQWFIRSIVTDHSHDISPKKSRLIRGNRKVDMHSRQTVETNDDAGVRINKSFRSLVSEAGGYEHVNFIERDVRNYIGQQRRSLCKDVDGQALLRHFSKMRELNNDFFFEIDMDEDNRICNVFWADARSRAASEDFGDVVSFDTTYLTNKYDMPFAPFVGVNHHGHSILLGCGLVSAEDTRSFVWIFELWLRCMYNKPPEGIVTDQCKAMLNAIREVFPNTKHRWCLWHIMKKVPEKLQGYTNYKSIKTELKRLVYDSITMGEFELGWHAFIGQYDLTTNDWLTTLFDERHHWVPCYLKSQFWAGMSTTQRSEGLNAFFDGFINSGTTL